ACCATATACAGATAGGTAAAAAATATTTGGTGATGTATTATGGTAAATATTGACATTGTAAGTTTGGCAATCCCTCTTGCAGAAATCACAATTGCGGGTGCCATTATTAATGCTAGTGTTCATTTTGTTCCAGTGGGTGGAGCTCCTGCGGCTATGGCTACTTCAACAGGAGTAGGTACAGGAACTACACAGTTGGCAGCAGGTGCTGGGTTCACTGGTTTAATGGCTGCTGCAGCATTGGCAGCTCAATCAGGTATTAGTTTAACAAATCCACTCCATTTAGCTCTTATTATGGCATCAGGAGCAGTGGGTTCTATGATTATGCTTGGATTAACTATGTTAATTGGGCAAATGATTTATGTATATGGTATTGGAGTAGTTCCAGCAGCAGATAAAGTAGATAAAGACCCCTTTACAGGAGATTATCAAAAATCCTACATTACTCCGGGAACAACAGGACATGCAATTCCAACAGTATGTTTTATAAGTGGTTTAATCGGAGCAGCACTTGGAGGTATTGGTGGAGGTCTTGCTTATATTGCATTTAAATTATTGGGATTCTCCTCAGAAGTTTCAGGAGTTATTGCAGTTGGGTTTTTCTTCTTGAATGCTGTTCTTGCATCATATAATATCGGGGGAACAACAGAAGGATTCCACGACCCAAAATTCAAGAAAATACACTTCGGAATCGTAGCTTCATTTGTAGCTTCATTGTTATGTGGAGTTATTATTTCAGGAATGTCATTAGGAATTTAATATTATTGGATTAGATATTAAATTCAAATACAATAATAGTAGTTGGATTGGCGGAAACATACCCCTATATATGCTATAAATTAATTGTATAAATTAAAAGTGAATATAATATAATCTTTTCATCCATTTGGGAGAAAACTTTGTCAATTAACTAAATAGAGGTGTAATTATGAGTCATGGTGGTGGAGGACACGCAGCAGAAAGATATCCTGAAGGTCAGGTTTTATTAGCTGGTTCAGTTCTCGCAATCATTGGTATGTATATTGCACATTTTGCTACGCAATTTGGATATGGACAATTGTCTATGTTGGTGGGCGGACTTTTAGCAGTTGCGGCTACTGTGGCAGGTGCAAATACTACAAGAAAAGTAGCAGCTTATGGATTAGGAACAGGAGTTCCCTCCATTGGTATGGCTGCATTAGGTATGGGGACAATTGCAACATTGGCAGGAATATTAATTCCCTCAGTATTGATATCACAGTTCGCATTTCCTAATGAAATAATTTATGCTATACCAATATTAATATCAATAGTGGCATTAATATTAGGTGTAGTTGTAGGAAAATTAACAGTAAATCCAATTGGAATGAAAGTTCCTATTATGGTTCAAAGTATGACTTACTTGTCATTAATGGGTGCATTATCTGTTTCAGGATTTTGTATAGCATTTGCAGGTGGTTTTACCCCTGATGTATTTATGGCAGGTGCAGTTAAAACTGGAATTATTGGATTGGCATTTATTGCAGCAGGTATGGCAATATTACATCCATTTAACGCATGTTTGGGTCCAAACGAAGACCATGGAAGAACATTAAAATTGGCATTAGCTTGTGGATTGATAACATGGTTTATGTTTGCAGTAGCTAAGTTAGATGTTATTTCTTCAATTGTGTCATTAATACTTTGGGCATTAGTTTATGTTTCATTTGTAAAACAATCATTAAACGATGCATGCGATGTATTATATACGCCAGAATTGCCTAAGAAGGAAGATTAAGGTGGTATTATGGAATTAGTTAAAATATGCCCAGAAATTGGAATTGTGATGGATGTCGATACAGGAATAGTTGCCGAAATGAGGAAAGATATTCTTGTAGTTGATTTAAATCCAATTAAAGAGGAAATAAATAAATTAGAAACATTATCCAAAGCATTTGAAAATTCGCTTGACCCAAGAAGTGCTCCATTAAAAGCATACGATGGAAGGGACAATATATACAGTGTTGGAGGTCTATTCCAAAGTGCATTCTTTGGTTTCTGGATATCTTTATCAATATTAACATTGGGATTAATACTTGTAATAGGTTTATATCCTAAATTAATAGGGTTATAATTTGGAGGTGCTAATATATGGCAGATAAAAAAGCTCCTGCATCAGGATGGCCAATAGTAAGTGGCGAATATGTTGTAGGAAACCCAGAAAGCTGTGTAGCAGTTGTAACATTGGGTTCCCATGGTTTAGATGAAGCAGCTATTGAAGCAGGTGCTGCTATTTCAGGACCATGCCACACAGAAAATTTAGGGATTGAAAAAGTTGTAGCTAATTATATATCAAATCCAAACATTAGGTTTATGTTGGTTACTGGTTCCGAAGTTCAAGGACATATTACAGGACAGTGCTTTAAAGCATTGTATGAAAATGGAATTGGAGATGATGGAGGAATTATTGGAGCAAAAGGAGCTATTCCATTTTTGGAAAATGCTGGACAAGATGCTATCAGTAGATTCCAAAATCAACTTGTGGAAATTGTAGATTTGATTGATGTTGAAGATACAGGTAAAATAAGCAGTGCTATTAAAGACTGTATTTCAAAAGACCCTGGTGCTTTCGAAGAAGATCCAATGATATTGGATTTAGAAGGCGGCGGTGGAGAAGCTGGAGCTGATGAATCTACATCAATAAAACCAGCTGCGCCAGAAACAGTATTATTGGAAGCAAGAATGAGAATGATATCTGAAAAAATAAATGATGCAGCATTAATAGCAAAATTCAATTCAGGATATTATAATGGAAAAATACAAGGAATTGCAATAGGGTTGTTCCTATCTTTGTTAATATTCTCCTTGTTATAGATATATATTGCAGATATGAATAATTTGGAGGTGCTAATATATGGCAGATAAAAAAGCTCCTGCATCAGGATGGCCAATAGTAAGTGGCGAATATGTTGTAGGAAACCCAGAAAGCTGTGTAGCAGTTGTAACATTGGGTTCCCATGGTTTAGATGAAGCAGCTATTGAAGCAGGTGCTGCTATTTCAGGACCATGCCACACAGAAAATTTAGGGATTGAAAAAGTTGTAGCTAATTATATATCAAATCCAAACATTAGGTTTATGTTGGTTACTGGTTCCGAAGTTCAAGGACATATTACAGGACAGTGCTTTAAAGCATTGTATGAAAATGGAATTGGAGATGATGGAGGAATTATTGGAGCAAAAGGAGCTATTCCATTTTTGGAAAATGCTGGACAAGATGCTATCAGTAGATTCCAAAATCAACTTGTGGAAATTGTAGATTTGATTGATGTTGAAGATACAGGTAAAATAAGCAGTGTTATTAAAGACTGTATTTCAAAAGACCCTGGTGCTTTCGAAGAAGATCCAATGATATTGGATTTAGAAGGTGGCGGTGGAGAAGCTGGAGATGGAGACGGTGGCGAAGGATTTGCTATCGAGGGAATTCCTTCATCAGTTGAGCCAGATTTAGAATATACAAAAAAATTCATGGACACTCTTGACTACAAAGTAAGTTTGATTACAAGAGAAGTTGGTCTGTCTTCTGGAACTCAGTTAAAATCCATTGAAGGAGCAATTTATGGTTCTATATTGGCCGTGGTGTTGGTAGGAATTCCAGTTCTATTAAAATTAGTATTGTAGGTGGTTGAATGTCAGAAATACCAACTGTTATAGTTCCATCAAAGGAATACAAAGAATTGCAGGAAAAATTAGATGGTATTGAACAAACCGTAGAAAATACCAATGCCGAAATTATCCAAACATTGGGTAAAAAAGCGGGAAGAGATGTTGGTATAGTATATGGGTTTGCAATAGGATTAGTATTTGTAATGGTAGTTGGAAAATTATTGCCAATATTTAGTAAATTCCTATAAAAAAATAAGGATATATATTATAAGGTGGTAATTGATGTTCAAATTTGATAAAGAACAGATGGTTATTGAAATCGCAGGTAGAAAATTCGGCGGTCAGCCGGGAGAATACCCAACAGGTCTATCTGGAACAATATTTTATGCAAGACACAAAATTGTAGAAGATGAAATAAAAGGGATTTTCGATAAATCCGCAGCAGAAGCATTAATAAACAAACAAGCTGAAATGGAAGACACCACAGGAAACCCTGCATTAGTTCAGGTATTTGGTGGAAACCCAGAGGCATTAACAAAATATATCGACTTCGTAGCTGAAGTATGGGATGGTCCAATGTTATTGGACTCCACATCAGGAGAAGCTAGAATGGCAGCCGCTACAAGGGCAACCGAAGCAGGATATGCAAATCAATGTATTTACAACTCTATCAATGTTTCAATAGATGAGGCAGAATTCCAAAACTTGGTAGAAAGTGATATAGAAGCTTCCATTGTGTTGTGTTTCGACCCAATGGACCCATCAGTTGAAGGTAAATTAAATGTGTTGTTAGATGGTGGAAAAACAACAGATACAGGTATGCTTGATTTAGCTGAAAAAGCGGGAATTAAATACCCATTAATTGATGTTGCATGTACTCCATTAGGAAGTGGTGCAGGTCAGTCTGTAAGGGCATCATTCGCTGTTAAAGCAAAATTAGGTCTTCCAGTAGGTAGTGGTATCCACAACATCCCATCAGCATGGGACTGGTTAAGAGATTTCAGAAAAGGATTAAGAGAAGCAGGACAAACCCAATTAGCAAAAGATGTTCATCATGTTTGTGATATTGGAGCTAATATTGTTCAAACAATGGGTTCCGGAGACTTTGTTTTATACGGACCTATTGACAATGCAGAATTAGCATTCCCAGCAGTTGCTATGACCGATATGGTTATTGCAGAAACAGCAAAAGATATGGGAACAGTTCCAGTAGATACCCATCCAATAAACAAATTGTTATAATGTGGTTGAAAAATAAATAAAATATATATTTTCTTTTTTATTATTTTTTAGGGTTTTTTATTCTAAAAATAGATTTTAATATTAAATTGCTATTTTGTAAATTTAAAATAATTATAAAAATAATTTATATTTAAAATTAAATAATATGATTTATAATTTAAGGAGCTCCCTATGTAATCCCCATTATACACTCCATATAATTGAAAAATCTTTTAGTGCCTTGGTAATTAATTCTTTTTTTCCTTCAATTATGATTTTATCGGCGTCTTCCTTACTATTTTCAAAAATAATACCATACCATTCACTCAATTCCCCCAATATTTCACTGTGGAGCTCCCTATTTAACTTGACCCTAATGGTTTCGGCCCCCTTTCTTCTTTTAATTTCTACATTAAATGTGCTTTTATCCAGGGGAAATTCTATGTCTAACTCATTTCTACAAGCTTTACCCATTTTATCCAAATACTCTTTCGCTGTATCGATATCACATAATCCAAAAAGCATCATTTGAACTTGGGATAGCTCTTTCTCAGCATCTCGCAAGGATTCAAAATTTGCATGTTCATCCATTAAATAAAAATGAATAATATTTTTAGCAATTCTGATTTTAGAAATTGCATCATTTGAAACTGGCTTCCCCTCCTTTATTAATTTTGAAGCTAATTCCGACAAAACTACCCATTGTTTATCAATTCCTTTTGCATCTTTCATTGTTATCACTAATTATTGATATTATATGTTAAATATTACATATTATAATATTGTCTATTATCCTATTATCATTTCATATTCTTTATATATTCTTTTAACATTTCCTCGGAATCGTGGTTCATTAAAGAGTTTAATTCCTCTAATTTTGATTTAATTTGTTCTATGGTAGTATCTTTATCAATAAAAAATGCCTGATAACTTGTAGTTCCAGATATATTAAAAATTGCAACAGTATCATCGTCTTTTAATAATCTGTTGTCAAGTTTTGACCTAACTACAATATAATCAGCCATATCACTATCTAACCCCTCTTTAACAGATACAATGCCCGTCAAAGTAGCAATGAATGTTCGTTCCATATTATCACCAAATAATTATCCTATATTTTTCATCATATTTTTTATTATATATTTTAAATATTGAATAATATTTTTGTATTTCTATAAATAATATTAACAATTTCATCATAATTATATGTTTCTTCCTCTTTTTTTATGTCATATATTTTTTCTACAACCTTTATTACATTTGTTGGTAGGTTTTTTTCTCCCTTTATGGGGGATAAATATGGACTATCGGTTTCAACCACAATATTTTCTAATTCAAGATTTTTTACAAGATTTACATGGAGCTCCGAGAAACATACCAAGGTAGATATTGAAATATAATGTCCTGCATTTATTAATTTATTTGCTAATTCAATATCTCCACTATAACAATGAAACATGGATATTATATTATTAAATTTACTACTGCCCGTTATGGTGTTATAACATTCCTCTTCCCTTCCTCTTGCATGAACTACAATTGGTTTGTTTAACTCATTTGCCAAATCTATAAATTTAACAAATATATTTTTTTGGCGGTCGGGATTATTAATATTCACCGTATTTATGTCCAATCCAATTTCCCCTATTCCAACAATATTTTTTTCGTTTTTTAATATTAAATCATATACTTTATTTATTACATAATCATCTGCATTAGTGTAGCAGGGGTGAAACCCCAAAGTTAAATAAATATTATATATATCAGAATAATCTTTTTTAATTTTCAAAGCCCTCTCGCATCCACCAAGATTTGCACCACTTGTTATAATTTTAACATTATTATTCATTGCATTTTTAATAATGGCATCTCTGTTTTTATTAAATGATTTATCTTCAATATGACAATGGGAATCTATATAATTGTAGTTATTATTATTATTATTATTATTATTCATATTTCGCCCCATTTAAATTTTATTTTTTTTCAATCACACTAAAATCCCAGTTATCTAATTCATTTAATATGGTTTCTTTTACGGCTTCTTCTTTTTCTTTTGTGGCATAAACATTAAAACCAAGGACTATTCTTACTACATCATCTCCATCTACTAATTTACATTTTCCAACACAGGCCAATTGTTTATCGAATCTTAAATATATTTTTCCTTTTTCTATTCTTGTAGATATGTCATTTTTTAATTTATTAACATTTCTTTCATCTCTTTTTAATAAATCCATAATTCTCTTAAATGTTTTTTTAGCTGGTTTTTTAGTTAATACTATTTCATGAATTCGTATTGGATTTCCAAAACATCCTTCTGTATCTATTGTAGATATATTTATGTCGTCATCATCTATTTCCGGAGGAATAAAGTATGCCATACTACTTAATACTTTATCTTCGTCCTCTGTTATATGGGCTATTGACGATATGGTTATATTATTTAATTTAATGTTCATTATATCCCTCTATATAAATTGTTAATTTAAATTTAGATATTATTATTTAATTATTGTCTCTAAATAGGAAATTTATTTACGGCAATTATCGAATAACAAAAAGATTTATATAATATTATATCATATTGTTGTATGTAATGATTAATAATGATGAATAATATTTTTGAATATCTATATTATTATTGCTATTAATATTAGCATTATTGTTTATTTTATAATTAACTATTATTTATGTTATGCTACATATAACATTACTATTCTTGTATTATGGCATATTGATTACAGCGTTATGTATTTTGAGGTGAATTGAATGATAGAAGTTAGATTTCACGGGCGAGGAGGACAAGGAGCCGTAACCGCAGCACAGCTTTTAGCAAAAGCAACCTTTATAGATGGAAATTTTGCCCAAGCATTTCCATTTTTCGGTGTTGAGAGAAGGGGAGCTCCGGTTATAGCTTTCACAAGAATCGACGATAAAAAAATAAGAATAAGAAGTCAGATATATGAACCAGATTATGTTGTAGTTCAAGACCCCTCTTTATTGGATTCTATAGATGTAAAAAGTGGATTAAAAGAAGGCGGTAAAATAATTATAAACACCACAAAGGACATAAAATTTGAGGGATATGATGTATTCTGTGTGGACGCAACAGGAATTGCACTTGATGTGTTAGGATTACCTATCGTAAATACATCAATATTGGGGGCATTCGCAGGAGTGACTGGAGAAGTGAGTATAGAAGCACTCAAAGAAGCTATAATGGATTCATTCCCTAAAAAATTAGCTGAGAAAAACGCAAAAGCAGCAGAAGTTGCATACAATGCCGTTAAAAAGTAAATATGTAAAATACGGCATACTAAGATACATACAATAAATAAATAGTATAAAATAATTAGGTGATTTTATGACTACAATCGGTGCTATAATATATGAACCAGGGAGCTCCCGAAATAATAAAACTGGAAGTTGGAGGGTATTTATACCTACAATGGATAGCGATAAATGTATTATGTGCGAGAATTGCTTTATATTTTGTCCAGATTCCTCAATTATAGAGGGCGAAGATGGTAAATTTAAAATAGATTATGATTATTGCAAAGGGTGTTTGATTTGTGTAGAAGAATGTCCAGTTAATGCAGTAACCAGTGCAAGGGAAGAGAAATAATTCATAATAATTATAATTATGGCAATGTCAATAGCAATAATAATTTGTTATAATTAAAAGGAATTCAATATAATTGTTTGTTATTTTAAGCAATATTTAACAATATACAAATAAAAGGTGTGATTCATGAGTAAAGTTAAAATTATCACAGGAACATCCGCTGCTGCGGAAGCTGCACGATTATGTGATGTGGATGTTATTGCAGCATACCCAATAACACCTCAAACAACAGCCGTGGAAAAATTAGCTGAGTTTGTTGCAAATGGGGAATTAGATGCTGAATATATTAAAGTAGAAAGCGAACATTCGGCAATGAGTGCCTGTATGGGGGCAAGTGCCGTAGGTGCAAGAACATTTACAGCAACTTCTTCACAAGGATTGGCATTAATGCATGAAATGTTATTTGCCGCAAGTGGAATGAGGCTTCCAATTATTATGATGAATGCAAATAGGGCTTTATCTGCACCAATCAACATTTGGAATGACCAGCAAGACAGTATTTCACAAAGAGATACCGGATGGATTCAAATGTATGCAGAGGACAACCAAGAAACTCTTGATTTAATAATACAGGCATTCAGGATAGGAGAGCATGAAGATGTATTACTACCTGTTATGGTTAATTTAGATGGATTTATA
The window above is part of the Methanococcus aeolicus Nankai-3 genome. Proteins encoded here:
- a CDS encoding DUF2096 domain-containing protein, with translation MKDAKGIDKQWVVLSELASKLIKEGKPVSNDAISKIRIAKNIIHFYLMDEHANFESLRDAEKELSQVQMMLFGLCDIDTAKEYLDKMGKACRNELDIEFPLDKSTFNVEIKRRKGAETIRVKLNRELHSEILGELSEWYGIIFENSKEDADKIIIEGKKELITKALKDFSIIWSV
- a CDS encoding TatD family hydrolase encodes the protein MNNNNNNNNNYNYIDSHCHIEDKSFNKNRDAIIKNAMNNNVKIITSGANLGGCERALKIKKDYSDIYNIYLTLGFHPCYTNADDYVINKVYDLILKNEKNIVGIGEIGLDINTVNINNPDRQKNIFVKFIDLANELNKPIVVHARGREEECYNTITGSSKFNNIISMFHCYSGDIELANKLINAGHYISISTLVCFSELHVNLVKNLELENIVVETDSPYLSPIKGEKNLPTNVIKVVEKIYDIKKEEETYNYDEIVNIIYRNTKILFNI
- a CDS encoding DUF749 domain-containing protein, whose product is MERTFIATLTGIVSVKEGLDSDMADYIVVRSKLDNRLLKDDDTVAIFNISGTTSYQAFFIDKDTTIEQIKSKLEELNSLMNHDSEEMLKEYIKNMK
- the mtrA gene encoding tetrahydromethanopterin S-methyltransferase subunit A; its protein translation is MADKKAPASGWPIVSGEYVVGNPESCVAVVTLGSHGLDEAAIEAGAAISGPCHTENLGIEKVVANYISNPNIRFMLVTGSEVQGHITGQCFKALYENGIGDDGGIIGAKGAIPFLENAGQDAISRFQNQLVEIVDLIDVEDTGKISSAIKDCISKDPGAFEEDPMILDLEGGGGEAGADESTSIKPAAPETVLLEARMRMISEKINDAALIAKFNSGYYNGKIQGIAIGLFLSLLIFSLL
- the mtrG gene encoding tetrahydromethanopterin S-methyltransferase subunit MtrG — translated: MSEIPTVIVPSKEYKELQEKLDGIEQTVENTNAEIIQTLGKKAGRDVGIVYGFAIGLVFVMVVGKLLPIFSKFL
- a CDS encoding pyruvate ferredoxin oxidoreductase subunit gamma, which gives rise to MIEVRFHGRGGQGAVTAAQLLAKATFIDGNFAQAFPFFGVERRGAPVIAFTRIDDKKIRIRSQIYEPDYVVVQDPSLLDSIDVKSGLKEGGKIIINTTKDIKFEGYDVFCVDATGIALDVLGLPIVNTSILGAFAGVTGEVSIEALKEAIMDSFPKKLAEKNAKAAEVAYNAVKK
- the mtrC gene encoding tetrahydromethanopterin S-methyltransferase subunit MtrC translates to MSHGGGGHAAERYPEGQVLLAGSVLAIIGMYIAHFATQFGYGQLSMLVGGLLAVAATVAGANTTRKVAAYGLGTGVPSIGMAALGMGTIATLAGILIPSVLISQFAFPNEIIYAIPILISIVALILGVVVGKLTVNPIGMKVPIMVQSMTYLSLMGALSVSGFCIAFAGGFTPDVFMAGAVKTGIIGLAFIAAGMAILHPFNACLGPNEDHGRTLKLALACGLITWFMFAVAKLDVISSIVSLILWALVYVSFVKQSLNDACDVLYTPELPKKED
- the mtrD gene encoding tetrahydromethanopterin S-methyltransferase subunit D; this translates as MVNIDIVSLAIPLAEITIAGAIINASVHFVPVGGAPAAMATSTGVGTGTTQLAAGAGFTGLMAAAALAAQSGISLTNPLHLALIMASGAVGSMIMLGLTMLIGQMIYVYGIGVVPAADKVDKDPFTGDYQKSYITPGTTGHAIPTVCFISGLIGAALGGIGGGLAYIAFKLLGFSSEVSGVIAVGFFFLNAVLASYNIGGTTEGFHDPKFKKIHFGIVASFVASLLCGVIISGMSLGI
- the mtrA gene encoding tetrahydromethanopterin S-methyltransferase subunit A, yielding MADKKAPASGWPIVSGEYVVGNPESCVAVVTLGSHGLDEAAIEAGAAISGPCHTENLGIEKVVANYISNPNIRFMLVTGSEVQGHITGQCFKALYENGIGDDGGIIGAKGAIPFLENAGQDAISRFQNQLVEIVDLIDVEDTGKISSVIKDCISKDPGAFEEDPMILDLEGGGGEAGDGDGGEGFAIEGIPSSVEPDLEYTKKFMDTLDYKVSLITREVGLSSGTQLKSIEGAIYGSILAVVLVGIPVLLKLVL
- a CDS encoding tetrahydromethanopterin S-methyltransferase subunit B, which encodes MELVKICPEIGIVMDVDTGIVAEMRKDILVVDLNPIKEEINKLETLSKAFENSLDPRSAPLKAYDGRDNIYSVGGLFQSAFFGFWISLSILTLGLILVIGLYPKLIGL
- the porD gene encoding pyruvate synthase subunit PorD is translated as MTTIGAIIYEPGSSRNNKTGSWRVFIPTMDSDKCIMCENCFIFCPDSSIIEGEDGKFKIDYDYCKGCLICVEECPVNAVTSAREEK
- a CDS encoding RNA-binding domain-containing protein, with the translated sequence MNIKLNNITISSIAHITEDEDKVLSSMAYFIPPEIDDDDINISTIDTEGCFGNPIRIHEIVLTKKPAKKTFKRIMDLLKRDERNVNKLKNDISTRIEKGKIYLRFDKQLACVGKCKLVDGDDVVRIVLGFNVYATKEKEEAVKETILNELDNWDFSVIEKK
- the mtrH gene encoding tetrahydromethanopterin S-methyltransferase subunit H — its product is MFKFDKEQMVIEIAGRKFGGQPGEYPTGLSGTIFYARHKIVEDEIKGIFDKSAAEALINKQAEMEDTTGNPALVQVFGGNPEALTKYIDFVAEVWDGPMLLDSTSGEARMAAATRATEAGYANQCIYNSINVSIDEAEFQNLVESDIEASIVLCFDPMDPSVEGKLNVLLDGGKTTDTGMLDLAEKAGIKYPLIDVACTPLGSGAGQSVRASFAVKAKLGLPVGSGIHNIPSAWDWLRDFRKGLREAGQTQLAKDVHHVCDIGANIVQTMGSGDFVLYGPIDNAELAFPAVAMTDMVIAETAKDMGTVPVDTHPINKLL